A window from Opitutia bacterium ISCC 52 encodes these proteins:
- a CDS encoding SDR family oxidoreductase: MSEESLEGKVAIVTGSGKGIGRAIVEAYAEKGARVCVTARTADQIDEVADGINASGGEAIAIPCDVTDADAVKGMVDQAAEAFGGLDILFANAGGNTVWRTPTEEITPEQWQVCVDVNLTSAFYTARAAIPHLKKRGAGKIIFTGSGLGHRGVVDLSVYSVAKAGLWHFIRSLAEELLPFDITVNELVPGIVHTKPKEGEVPERKLVEQLGGSLEWRKLPEDVVPLAMYLATTPKYGPTGQSFSLTRRWL, encoded by the coding sequence ATGAGTGAAGAATCCCTGGAAGGAAAAGTCGCGATCGTAACGGGTTCCGGTAAAGGCATTGGCCGAGCTATTGTCGAAGCTTATGCTGAAAAAGGTGCCCGCGTGTGTGTGACTGCACGGACAGCGGATCAGATTGATGAGGTGGCAGATGGAATTAACGCTTCGGGAGGTGAAGCGATTGCGATTCCCTGTGATGTGACCGATGCAGATGCGGTTAAAGGCATGGTCGATCAAGCGGCTGAGGCTTTCGGTGGGCTCGATATTCTTTTTGCGAATGCGGGAGGAAATACCGTTTGGAGAACGCCAACCGAAGAAATCACGCCTGAGCAGTGGCAGGTTTGTGTCGACGTCAATTTGACCAGTGCATTTTACACGGCCCGTGCGGCCATTCCGCATCTCAAGAAGCGAGGGGCTGGAAAGATTATCTTTACTGGCTCAGGGCTTGGGCACCGTGGTGTGGTAGACTTATCTGTCTACAGTGTAGCGAAGGCTGGCCTGTGGCACTTTATTCGATCCTTAGCAGAAGAGTTGCTTCCCTTTGATATTACGGTGAATGAACTGGTTCCAGGAATCGTTCACACCAAACCGAAAGAAGGAGAAGTGCCTGAAAGGAAATTGGTAGAACAATTGGGCGGCAGTTTGGAGTGGAGAAAATTACCAGAAGATGTTGTTCCGCTTGCCATGTATCTTGCGACGACGCCCAAGTATGGACCGACGGGACAGTCCTTTAGTTTAACACGTCGGTGGTTGTAA
- a CDS encoding sulfatase — MKTLRFLFLLIMSSSGFVSGDDRPNIVFLFADDWGRYASAYEQVEGPDSINALIDTPNFDRVANEGALFSNAFVPVPSCTPCRSSLLSGRYFWQAERGAILQSAVWDESIPSYPLELEKSGYHIGYSYKVWSPGTPAHAPYGAKRTVYHQGGTNFNRFSQFVTAKAPEMGVDVAKEQLYDEVRQNWDAFIADREEGDPFCFWWGPTNTHRKWTKGSGKDLWGLDPDKLEGRLPKFLPDTHEVRQDVNDYLGECLAVDAGIGIILKKLEEMGELDNTLIVISGDHGIPGIPRAKCNLYDLGTEVTLAARWPGKIKPGRVISDFVNLRELAPTFLKAGQTDVPAGMSERDLMPLFLSKESGQIDEARDSVIVGRERHVAEAREDRLPYPQRAIRTKDFIYIRNFEPDRWPMGSPGVVVGDDAVDWDLMENNTFAAFGDLDASPTKAWIIEHRNEPENRIYFDFAFDKRPFEELYDLRNDPDYMTNVAEHLDYQEIKEKLSKELMDTLVKEKDPRVVEDPVRFEHPPYTNTHVWQTD; from the coding sequence ATGAAAACTCTACGCTTCCTTTTTCTTCTTATTATGTCTTCAAGTGGTTTTGTTTCAGGGGATGATCGTCCCAATATTGTATTTTTGTTTGCAGATGACTGGGGGCGTTACGCCAGTGCTTACGAGCAAGTCGAAGGTCCTGATTCGATCAATGCTTTGATCGATACTCCAAACTTCGATCGCGTGGCTAATGAAGGTGCGCTCTTTTCCAATGCCTTTGTTCCTGTGCCATCCTGCACACCTTGCCGAAGTTCGCTCCTTTCAGGGCGTTATTTTTGGCAAGCGGAGCGTGGTGCGATTCTGCAATCGGCTGTCTGGGATGAAAGCATTCCGTCTTATCCTCTAGAGCTCGAAAAATCCGGGTACCATATCGGCTATTCCTACAAGGTATGGAGTCCGGGTACTCCCGCCCATGCACCCTATGGTGCGAAGCGAACGGTGTATCACCAAGGGGGGACTAACTTTAATCGGTTCTCGCAGTTTGTGACCGCTAAAGCACCAGAGATGGGTGTGGATGTAGCCAAGGAGCAACTCTATGATGAAGTGCGCCAGAACTGGGATGCATTTATTGCTGATCGTGAGGAAGGCGATCCATTCTGTTTTTGGTGGGGCCCGACCAACACGCACCGCAAATGGACCAAAGGGTCAGGGAAAGATCTTTGGGGATTGGATCCTGATAAGCTTGAGGGGCGATTACCAAAATTTCTTCCTGACACGCATGAGGTCCGTCAGGACGTAAATGACTACCTGGGCGAGTGTTTGGCCGTCGATGCGGGTATTGGAATCATCTTAAAGAAGCTCGAAGAAATGGGAGAGCTGGATAACACCTTGATTGTTATTAGTGGAGATCATGGCATTCCAGGAATTCCTCGGGCGAAATGTAATCTATATGACTTGGGGACCGAAGTGACATTGGCCGCTCGTTGGCCAGGGAAAATAAAACCCGGGCGTGTCATCTCTGATTTTGTAAATCTGCGGGAGCTGGCCCCCACATTCCTAAAAGCCGGTCAAACGGATGTTCCTGCCGGTATGTCCGAGCGAGACCTGATGCCGTTGTTTTTATCCAAAGAGTCAGGGCAAATCGATGAGGCTCGTGATTCTGTGATCGTTGGTCGTGAACGTCATGTAGCTGAAGCGCGGGAGGATAGGTTACCTTATCCCCAGCGTGCCATCCGGACAAAAGATTTTATATACATCCGCAATTTTGAACCCGATAGGTGGCCGATGGGGTCACCTGGGGTTGTGGTGGGAGATGATGCTGTGGATTGGGATCTTATGGAGAATAACACTTTCGCCGCATTCGGAGATCTGGACGCGAGTCCTACCAAGGCATGGATCATCGAGCACCGTAATGAGCCGGAAAATCGAATCTATTTCGATTTCGCTTTTGATAAACGTCCTTTCGAAGAGCTGTACGATTTGCGCAACGATCCCGACTACATGACCAATGTGGCGGAGCATCTTGATTATCAGGAGATCAAAGAAAAGCTTAGTAAGGAGCTTATGGATACGTTGGTAAAAGAGAAAGATCCACGCGTGGTAGAAGATCCGGTACGTTTTGAACATCCGCCTTATACGAACACGCACGTCTGGCAGACGGATTAA
- a CDS encoding tetratricopeptide repeat protein has protein sequence MLRLSYILRIVVLLCCAAPLVWQAGCSSKKSEDAPLVLKTDEELHELFPLSHRPADLAWASPQVCAECHTSAHSDWLRSHHAIANRLIDPEKDAEAFLMQTVTDEGGVTYDLKAEGDSFVISQQEVPDTMPEGHDAPIAGVIGETPLVQYLVPTGKGRLQTQALTWDPHNKEWFNVFEDENRRPTEWGHWSQQGMNWNTNCAFCHMTHFEKNYSMETDEYKSTWLLQTVSCVQCHSGMKEHVEAAKEGNYVAATTQADLQLSMQNCATCHARREEITQNGFHAGEKFFDHYRLTLPDAPGAYFADGQALEEDYVYASFMMSRMGHKGVTCMDCHNPHSGEPILDVPSNALCMRCHGTGLNESIVIDPIKHSRHAAGSTGNQCISCHMPERTYMVRDPRRDHGFTSPDPKLTIDHGVPNACNTCHDDQTAEWALKHVDEWYGDSDRRKHVQKRAKALTDAHAGSPEALKQIEALYQEEENVYWKTTWMRLMAPNVQDQHVFAFAQEGLKHESPMLREASLTAMTQRQDQLATVQTALNDESRLVRNRAAEALLPQFNPDQLAFQEWQEYAEMNADRPGGALRRAELALVQGDFSLAKKLVRQAVSFDKENPYLYYDAAILLSRAGDINGALNLLRDARAIDNSIGLLAYSQGLLLAEQGDYNGAQNAFVEAVGLDPDQARWWYNLAMIYAYLGDPQKAMGCISRAIELEPANTDFLIYQQQLGAQLQRQAPQ, from the coding sequence ATGCTACGACTATCCTATATCCTGAGAATTGTTGTTTTGTTGTGCTGTGCTGCGCCTTTGGTTTGGCAGGCGGGGTGTTCTTCGAAGAAGAGTGAAGACGCACCGCTGGTTCTGAAAACGGATGAAGAGCTGCACGAATTGTTTCCTCTGAGTCACCGTCCAGCCGATTTGGCCTGGGCCTCACCGCAGGTGTGTGCGGAGTGCCATACGAGTGCTCATTCGGATTGGTTGAGGAGTCACCATGCGATCGCGAATCGTCTGATTGATCCAGAAAAGGATGCGGAAGCCTTCTTGATGCAAACCGTGACTGATGAGGGTGGGGTAACCTACGATCTTAAAGCGGAGGGCGATTCCTTTGTTATCTCGCAACAGGAAGTTCCGGATACGATGCCGGAAGGCCACGATGCACCCATTGCTGGCGTGATTGGTGAAACTCCCTTGGTGCAATACCTGGTTCCTACAGGGAAGGGGCGTTTGCAAACGCAGGCATTGACTTGGGATCCGCACAATAAGGAGTGGTTTAACGTATTTGAAGACGAGAATCGTCGGCCGACTGAGTGGGGGCATTGGTCTCAACAGGGTATGAATTGGAATACTAATTGTGCTTTCTGTCACATGACGCATTTTGAGAAGAACTACTCGATGGAGACGGACGAGTATAAAAGTACCTGGCTTCTTCAGACGGTCAGTTGTGTACAATGTCACTCAGGAATGAAGGAGCACGTCGAGGCGGCCAAAGAGGGAAACTATGTCGCAGCCACGACCCAAGCGGATCTCCAGCTCAGCATGCAAAATTGCGCGACTTGCCACGCTCGTAGGGAAGAAATTACGCAAAACGGCTTTCATGCCGGAGAGAAGTTTTTTGATCATTACAGGCTTACTTTACCCGATGCGCCGGGTGCCTATTTTGCTGACGGTCAGGCCTTGGAAGAGGATTATGTTTACGCTTCGTTCATGATGAGTCGTATGGGGCATAAGGGAGTAACCTGCATGGATTGCCACAATCCTCATTCAGGTGAACCGATACTAGATGTGCCTAGTAATGCGCTGTGTATGCGCTGTCACGGAACCGGTCTGAATGAATCGATTGTGATCGATCCTATAAAGCACAGCCGCCACGCCGCAGGTAGTACGGGCAATCAGTGTATTTCCTGTCACATGCCAGAACGTACTTATATGGTGCGTGATCCACGTCGGGATCATGGGTTTACCAGTCCCGATCCTAAACTGACCATCGATCATGGCGTGCCCAATGCCTGTAATACCTGTCATGATGATCAAACAGCCGAATGGGCGCTCAAGCATGTCGACGAATGGTATGGAGATTCTGATCGCCGAAAGCATGTGCAAAAGCGTGCCAAGGCACTAACCGATGCGCATGCAGGATCGCCTGAGGCGCTTAAACAAATTGAGGCGCTGTATCAGGAGGAAGAAAATGTATATTGGAAAACGACCTGGATGCGTCTGATGGCCCCGAATGTGCAAGACCAGCATGTATTTGCCTTTGCTCAGGAAGGGTTGAAGCACGAATCACCGATGCTCAGGGAAGCGTCTTTGACGGCGATGACTCAGCGGCAGGATCAGCTGGCTACGGTTCAAACGGCTTTGAATGATGAATCTCGCCTGGTTCGGAATCGGGCAGCGGAGGCGTTGCTGCCTCAGTTTAATCCTGACCAGTTAGCCTTTCAGGAGTGGCAGGAGTATGCCGAGATGAACGCTGACCGCCCAGGAGGTGCGCTGCGGAGGGCTGAGCTTGCACTGGTGCAAGGAGACTTTTCATTAGCCAAAAAGCTCGTTCGCCAAGCGGTGTCTTTCGATAAGGAAAATCCATACCTGTATTACGATGCGGCCATTCTGCTTTCACGTGCGGGCGACATTAACGGTGCGCTGAATTTATTAAGAGACGCTCGTGCAATCGATAACTCGATTGGGCTGCTTGCCTACTCACAGGGGCTATTACTTGCAGAGCAAGGCGATTACAATGGAGCTCAAAATGCCTTTGTCGAAGCCGTGGGACTGGATCCCGATCAAGCTCGTTGGTGGTATAACTTGGCGATGATTTATGCTTATCTGGGGGATCCTCAGAAAGCGATGGGTTGTATCTCACGCGCCATTGAGCTTGAACCAGCCAATACCGATTTCCTGATTTACCAACAGCAGTTGGGGGCTCAACTGCAACGTCAGGCGCCTCAATAA
- a CDS encoding MYG1 family protein, which produces MSAIELIVTHPGGAHKDDFLACSALLAHFDAPIERRDPTPEDLSNPNVAVVDVGHLHEPENHNFDHHQFPREHEPVCALSLVMQFLGVYEDAKRFCDWLETAEWLDCRGPKDTAVHVGVHPQIFNQLNSPIDHTLLRRFGLSQKLAPGEGLWEMMKLIGEDMLGFIKTIRERVDFVAANAEHWEIENGSGNFKVVFLPRTEPLPQEPSMGIVRYVIEAGLDSEVVGLVYPDRRGSGYGLSRYKDHPNLDFVRIETELDVHFAHKKGFVAKSSATDPVRLRELIQIAWQVE; this is translated from the coding sequence ATGAGCGCTATTGAATTAATTGTTACCCATCCGGGTGGAGCACACAAAGACGATTTTCTTGCCTGCAGTGCATTGTTGGCGCACTTCGACGCGCCGATCGAACGGCGTGATCCGACACCTGAGGATCTCTCGAATCCAAACGTGGCGGTCGTTGATGTGGGGCACTTGCATGAGCCAGAGAACCATAATTTTGATCACCATCAGTTTCCACGCGAGCATGAGCCGGTATGCGCTTTGTCTTTGGTCATGCAATTTCTTGGGGTCTACGAAGATGCCAAACGTTTTTGCGATTGGCTGGAAACCGCTGAATGGCTCGATTGTAGAGGACCCAAGGATACAGCCGTACATGTGGGAGTTCATCCGCAAATCTTTAATCAGCTAAATTCCCCGATAGATCACACCTTACTTCGTCGATTTGGACTCAGCCAAAAGCTTGCGCCAGGAGAAGGGCTCTGGGAGATGATGAAACTCATTGGTGAGGATATGCTGGGCTTTATAAAGACCATTCGTGAGCGCGTTGATTTTGTCGCTGCCAATGCTGAGCATTGGGAAATCGAAAATGGCAGCGGAAACTTTAAGGTCGTATTCCTGCCTCGAACTGAGCCACTTCCGCAAGAACCTTCCATGGGAATCGTTCGTTACGTTATCGAAGCTGGGTTGGACTCCGAGGTGGTAGGGCTTGTTTACCCTGATCGTCGCGGTTCCGGGTATGGGCTTTCTCGATACAAAGATCATCCCAATCTGGATTTTGTGAGAATTGAAACAGAGCTGGATGTGCACTTTGCTCACAAAAAAGGCTTTGTGGCCAAAAGCTCTGCTACCGATCCCGTTCGCCTGCGAGAGCTGATCCAAATAGCTTGGCAAGTGGAGTAG
- a CDS encoding DUF1080 domain-containing protein produces the protein MKLTVLFTIFSLSLISSQAEPLVWKDLFNGKDLSNWVDVNTSPETWWFEDGLLKCKGLPIGVMRSEKQYENFVLEIEWRHMENGGNSGVFIWSEGRPAPDKELPKGMEVQMLELSYSKMHNRHPGYVSGELFGANGLTVVPDNPRGPRSMSLEYRCKPAGEWNKYVVVAVDGTVKLSINGKFVNGVQKASVKKGYLCLESEGAEIHFRNMRIMELPPGVTAPEQIAPLE, from the coding sequence ATGAAACTAACCGTTCTATTTACTATTTTCAGTCTTTCACTGATTTCTAGCCAAGCTGAGCCACTGGTCTGGAAGGACCTGTTTAACGGGAAAGATCTTTCTAACTGGGTGGATGTGAACACGAGCCCGGAGACTTGGTGGTTTGAGGATGGTCTCTTGAAATGTAAAGGACTGCCCATTGGCGTGATGCGCTCTGAGAAGCAGTATGAGAATTTCGTCTTGGAAATTGAGTGGCGGCATATGGAAAATGGCGGCAACTCCGGGGTGTTTATTTGGAGTGAAGGAAGACCTGCTCCAGACAAGGAGCTACCGAAAGGCATGGAGGTACAGATGCTGGAGCTCTCCTATTCGAAAATGCATAATCGTCATCCAGGGTACGTAAGTGGAGAACTGTTTGGCGCCAATGGTCTGACCGTGGTACCCGACAATCCCCGTGGTCCGCGCAGCATGTCACTCGAGTATCGCTGTAAACCTGCTGGTGAATGGAACAAATATGTCGTCGTCGCCGTGGATGGGACCGTGAAGCTTTCGATTAACGGCAAGTTTGTAAACGGGGTACAAAAAGCCTCGGTCAAGAAAGGTTACCTATGCCTGGAATCTGAAGGGGCAGAAATTCACTTTCGCAATATGCGAATCATGGAGCTACCTCCAGGAGTGACGGCTCCCGAGCAAATTGCACCGCTGGAGTAG
- a CDS encoding alpha/beta hydrolase, with translation MKVILIILGLCLFCFLGMVLYLYLNQRKMLYFPQSLDRDWAHVKENAPFEYRLERDGVKLHGWLMHPNRKKLLIYYGGNGEEASQLIGLFEELSDVAVLLVNYRGYGESEGEPSEKGLVGDALAIFDDVKDHFDSIVLLGRSLGSGIAVQVAAQRNIDQLILVTPYDSIANVGQGMYPWAPVRLLLKDPFDSLAASQPMDQSALFLIAESDHIIPRKHSQNLYNHWKGLKDWVVVPGSDHNSIIEFPMYWNSLKRYLDETVSFENP, from the coding sequence ATGAAAGTCATATTGATCATTCTCGGCCTCTGTTTGTTCTGCTTCTTGGGTATGGTTTTATACCTCTATTTGAATCAGAGAAAGATGCTCTATTTTCCACAGTCGTTGGATCGTGATTGGGCTCATGTGAAGGAAAACGCTCCATTCGAATACCGATTAGAAAGGGACGGTGTTAAGTTACACGGATGGCTGATGCATCCTAATAGGAAAAAGCTCCTTATTTACTATGGAGGAAATGGTGAGGAAGCTTCACAGCTCATTGGGCTGTTTGAAGAACTGAGTGATGTTGCTGTGTTATTAGTAAATTATCGTGGGTATGGAGAAAGTGAGGGAGAGCCAAGCGAGAAAGGACTTGTTGGAGATGCGTTGGCCATTTTCGATGATGTAAAGGATCACTTCGATTCAATCGTTCTATTAGGAAGAAGTCTGGGGAGCGGGATTGCCGTCCAGGTTGCCGCACAGAGAAATATTGATCAGCTAATCCTGGTCACGCCTTATGACAGCATAGCAAATGTAGGGCAGGGTATGTATCCTTGGGCGCCTGTTAGACTGCTGCTTAAAGATCCATTTGATTCCCTGGCCGCTTCTCAACCAATGGACCAATCAGCGCTCTTTCTAATTGCTGAATCAGACCACATCATACCCCGCAAGCATTCTCAGAATCTCTACAACCATTGGAAGGGACTGAAAGACTGGGTGGTCGTTCCAGGCTCTGATCATAATTCCATTATCGAATTTCCCATGTATTGGAATTCTTTGAAGCGATACCTTGATGAAACTGTATCTTTTGAAAATCCGTAA
- a CDS encoding sulfatase-like hydrolase/transferase, whose protein sequence is MSTNTDPETKRPNIVFIITDQQRFDTINALGFDYMETPNLDRMVNEGVTFTNCHITAASCAPSRASLFTGYYAHSYGVLKNADLWRHSWIEDLSESGYRCVNVGKMHTYPYHTPNGFDERYVVENKDRYLEERYYFDEWDKALRFKGMVKQQREGYRERDDYGERLGAFEWELPPETHSDNFVGDTATWWLNAYPTREPLFLQIGFPGPHPPYDPVPGYADSYMEKDLQLQELKDSDLEGQPEAYKELRQHNVDVDHDSVQWDLNPSEEQRQLQRAYYCGNMTMIDEKVGEIMNSLEEEGYIDNTIIIFTSDHGDCLTDHGHSQKWTMYEQITKVPTIVWAKPGTSASKLVKGGRKVDGLCQLMDLGPLILDLAGVDKPDNMEAESLLPAVKGEDWQPREYVYCEQVKDGIFTGNLHQTMIRNDKWKLVHFCDADYGLLIDLENDPDEFNNLWNDPEHASIKNELLITLLNWRVSSGVKTQNLWEEHR, encoded by the coding sequence ATGTCTACGAATACTGACCCCGAAACTAAACGCCCTAACATCGTATTTATAATCACGGATCAGCAGCGCTTTGATACTATTAATGCGCTAGGTTTCGATTATATGGAGACGCCAAACCTCGACCGTATGGTCAATGAGGGAGTCACGTTTACCAACTGTCACATCACTGCGGCCAGTTGCGCACCGTCTCGGGCAAGCCTTTTCACCGGCTATTACGCTCACTCCTATGGCGTCCTGAAGAATGCCGACCTGTGGCGCCACAGTTGGATCGAAGACCTCTCTGAATCGGGTTACCGCTGCGTGAATGTCGGTAAGATGCATACATACCCTTACCATACGCCAAACGGTTTTGATGAGCGCTACGTGGTAGAGAACAAGGACCGTTACCTGGAAGAACGCTACTATTTCGATGAGTGGGACAAAGCCCTTCGGTTTAAGGGGATGGTCAAGCAACAGCGTGAAGGCTATCGCGAACGCGACGATTATGGGGAACGTTTAGGAGCCTTTGAATGGGAACTTCCGCCCGAGACTCATTCCGATAATTTCGTTGGGGATACCGCGACTTGGTGGTTGAACGCCTATCCAACACGCGAGCCACTTTTCCTTCAGATTGGTTTTCCAGGACCTCACCCACCATACGATCCGGTCCCTGGCTATGCCGATTCCTATATGGAAAAGGATCTCCAGCTTCAGGAGCTAAAAGACTCCGACCTTGAAGGTCAGCCTGAGGCCTACAAAGAGCTCCGTCAGCACAACGTCGACGTCGACCACGATTCCGTTCAGTGGGATCTCAATCCAAGCGAAGAACAGCGCCAGCTCCAACGCGCCTACTACTGTGGCAATATGACCATGATCGATGAAAAGGTGGGTGAAATCATGAACTCGCTCGAAGAGGAAGGTTACATTGACAATACCATCATCATTTTCACTTCCGATCATGGGGACTGTCTAACCGATCATGGACACAGTCAAAAGTGGACCATGTATGAACAGATTACTAAAGTGCCGACCATTGTCTGGGCTAAACCTGGAACTTCGGCCTCCAAACTTGTGAAGGGTGGACGCAAAGTCGATGGTCTCTGTCAGCTGATGGATCTTGGACCGCTTATCCTGGATTTGGCTGGTGTTGATAAACCTGACAATATGGAAGCCGAGAGTTTGCTACCGGCTGTTAAGGGAGAAGACTGGCAACCACGGGAATACGTTTATTGTGAACAGGTCAAAGACGGTATCTTTACTGGAAACCTTCATCAGACGATGATCCGCAACGACAAATGGAAACTCGTTCATTTCTGTGATGCGGACTATGGGCTCCTCATTGATTTGGAGAATGATCCCGACGAATTCAACAATCTATGGAACGATCCGGAGCATGCCTCGATCAAGAATGAGCTGTTAATTACCTTACTCAACTGGCGAGTGAGTAGTGGTGTTAAGACGCAGAACCTTTGGGAAGAGCATCGGTAA